A genomic segment from Corythoichthys intestinalis isolate RoL2023-P3 chromosome 2, ASM3026506v1, whole genome shotgun sequence encodes:
- the si:dkey-20d21.12 gene encoding uncharacterized protein si:dkey-20d21.12, with amino-acid sequence MLEKVGSEMSTTPSQTTPQIYRVNDKDLTEIELHSVDSINDLHRTHPEHNHKGAKPPRPAYTPSVNGTLRAHHMSNVCRAGKWQSHLQDMLTPSSSRAYAMACAIITLLLLTLVLVFYFLVQQGSALQRLTEALREKEAAATRLSALIQQLQAVTLNLTVKGGRT; translated from the exons ATGTTAGAAAAAG tgggaaGTGAAATGTCAACAACTCCTTCCCAAACGACCCCACAGATCTACAGGGTGAACGACAAGGATCTCACAGAGATTGAGCTCCATTCTGTGGACTCCATCAATGACCTTCACCGTACACACCCTGAACACAACCACAAAG GAGCGAAGCCCCCTCGCCCAGCTTACACACCTTCAGTGAATGGAACACTGCGCGCACACCACATGAGTAATGTCTGCAGAGCAGGCAAATGGCAAAGTCATCTACAGGACATGTTGACTCCGAGCTCCTCTCGAGCTTACGCTATGGCCTGCGCCATCATCACGCTGCTCCTGCTCACACTTGTACTCGTTTTCTACTTCTTGg TACAACAAGGCAGTGCTCTGCAGAGGTTGACCGAGGCCTTGAGGGAGAAAGAAGCTGCAGCTACACGACTGTCTGCGCTGATCCAACAACTACAGGCGGTCACACTTAACTTGACGGTCAAGGGAGGGCGGACATGA